GACTACAAGAAGAATGCTGACAGTAACGCTTTTCTGAATAAGATCCAGTACCCCTCGCGTGGTGCTATTTATGACCGGACCGGTAAACTGCTGGTATTCAACCAGCCGGCCTATGACATAACAATCGTTCCGAAGGAAATTGAGAATCTGGACACACTCGATTTATGCCAATCGTTGAATATCACCCGTGCACAGTTTCTCAAAATTATGAGCGACATGAAAGACCGTCGCCGTAATCCGGGGTATTCCCGCTATACCAACCAGTTGTTTATGTCGCAACTTTCGGCGGAAGAATGTGGTGTCTTTCAGGAAAAGTTGTTTAAATTTCGTGGCTTTTATATCCAACGGCGTACCATCCGCCAATATTCGTACAATGCTGCCGCCCATGCTTTGGGAGATATCGGAGAAGTCTCCGCAAAAGAAATGGAAGCGGATGAAGAAGGATACTACATCCGTGGGGATTATGTCGGCAAGTTAGGAGTCGAAAAATCGTATGAAAAGTACCTTCGTGGCGAGAAAGGAATTGAGATTCTGCTTCGCGATGCGCACGGTCGTATCCAGGGGCATTATATGGATGGTGAATATGACCGTCCTTCCGTTCCCGGTAAGAACCTGACATTGAGTCTGGATATTGACTTACAGATGCTGGGGGAACGTTTATTGAAGAATAAGATTGGAAGTATCGTGGCTATCGAACCGGAGACCGGAGAAATCCTTTGTCTGGTATCCTCTCCCAATTATGACCCGCATTTGATGATTGGCCGCCAGCGTGGCAAGAACCATCTGGCCTTGCAACGTGATATGACCAAACCGCTTTTGAATCGTGCCTTGATGGGAGTGTATCCTCCGGGATCTACTTTCAAGACAGCGCAAGGACTGACATTCCTGCAAGAAGGAATCATAACCGAACAAAGTCCGGCATTCCCTTGCTCACATGGGTTCCATTACGGAAGATTGACAGTGGGCTGCCACGCTCACGGATCTCCTTTACCATTAATTCCGGCTATTGCCACATCGTGCAATTCCTATTTTTGTTGGGGGCTGTTCCGTATGTTTGGCGACCGTAAATACGGTTCACCGCAAAATGCCATTACGGTCTGGAAAGACCATATGGTTTCGCAGGGATTTGGCTACAAACTGGGGGTTGATTTGCCGGGAGAGAAACGGGGTTTGATTCCGAATGCGCAGTTCTACGATAAAGCCTATCGCGGCCATTGGAACGGATTGACAGTAATCAGTATCTCTATCGGGCAGGGGGAGATTTTGTCTACTCCTCTTCAGATTGCTAACTTGGGAGCAACGATTGCTAACAGAGGGTATTTTGTGACACCGCATATTGTAAAGGAAATCCAAGACAATCAGTTGGATAGCATCTATCGTGTACCACGCTATACCACTATTGAGAAAAGACATTATGAATCAGTCGTAGAAGGGATGCGTGGCGCAGCCACCGGAGGAACTTGCCGTATGCTGTCAGTGATGGTTCCGGATTTGGAAGCTTGTGGAAAGACGGGTACTGCGCAGAACCGTGGACACGACCACTCGGTATTTATGGGTTTCGCGCCGATGAACAAACCGAAGATAGCTATTGCCGTCTATGTAGAGAACGGCGGATGGGGTGCTACCTACGGAGTTCCTTTTGGCGCACTGATGATGGAACAATATTTGAAAGGCAAGCTTTCGCCGGAGAACGAGTTGAGAGCGGAAGAATTTAGTAACAGAGTGATATTATATGGTAACGAGGAGCGATAGTTTGTGGAAAACGCTGGATTGGGTAACGATTTGTATTTACCTGCTCTTGATTGTCGGTGGATGGTTTAGCGTCTGCGGAGCCAGTTATGATTATGGCGAACGCGACTTCCTCGACTTTTCGACTCGTGCCGGCAAGCAATTTGTATGGATTATCTGTTCCTTCGGGCTCGGATTTGTGCTATTGATGCTGGAAGATCGTATGTATGATATGTTCGCGTACATTATATATGTGGGGATGATTCTTTTGCTCATTGTTACTATCTTCATAGCGCCGGACACCAAAGGGTCGCGCTCCTGGCTCGTCATGGGACCTGTGAGCCTGCAACCCGCCGAGTTTGCCAAGTTTGCTACGGCCTTGGCATTGGCCAAATACATGAACTCTTATTCATTCAGTATCAAGAAAGAAAAGTGTGCCTTTATCTTGGGATTCATCATTCTTCTCCCGATGTTATTGATTATCGGTCAGCGGGAGACAGGCTCCGCATTGGTTTATCTTGCTTTTTTCCTGGTTCTTTATCGTGAAGGAATGCCGGGAGTAGTGCTTTTTGCGGGCGTATGTGCGGTAATCTACTTTGTGGTCGGCATCCGTTTTGATGAAGTCTTTATCGCCGATACTCCTACACCACTGGGAGAATTTATCGTATTACTATTGATCTTATTATTTGCCGGTGGCATGGTGTGGGTATATCGCAAGAAATGGTCTGCTACCCGCAATATTGTTGGTGGAAGTCTGGTTATATTGCTGATTGCTTATTTAATATCCGAATATTGGGTACATTTTAGTCTCGTTTGGGTGCAATGGGCGCTTTGTATTGTGGTGATAGGCTATCTGATTTATTTGGCATTAAGTGAGCGGCAACGTACTTATTTCCTGATTGCCCTGTTTACAATCGGTTCTGTCGGCTTCCTGTATTCTAGTAATTATGTATTTGATAATGTGCTCGAACCTCACCAGCAAGTCCGTATCAAAGTAGTGCTCGGTTTGGAAGAAGATTTGACCGGTGCCGGATATAATGTGAATCAGTCCAAGATTGCCATCGGTTCCGGTGGATTGACAGGAAAAGGATTCCTGAATGGTACGCAAACAAAATTAAAGTATGTGCCCGAACAGGATACTGACTTTATATTCTGTACGGTGGGTGAAGAGCAAGGATTTGTCGGTTCGGCTGCTGTCCTGTTGGCTTTCCTTATTTTGATTTTACGATTGATATTCCTGTCCGAAAGGCAGACTTCCAACTTTGGGCGAGTTTATGGATATTCGGTCGTCAGTATTTTCCTTTTCCACTTATTTATCAATATCGGTATGGTGCTGGGATTAACTCCGGTTATCGGTATTCCATTGCCTTTCTTCAGCTATGGAGGTTCTTCTTTATGGGGATTTACGATATTGCTGTTTATCTTCCTGCGCATTGATGCGGGACGTGGCAGAAGACTCTAATCTTACTGTTTTTCAATGCGGATGCCTACATCACTCAAACCTTTTAGCTTTTCATCTTTCATTCCGTTGACTACTTTAATTGTGTAATTGCCGGAACGTAAGGGGAGGACGGACTTGATAAAAGTTTCCGATTGGTAAATGCTTCCCCATCCGTGTCCCATCCATCTTCCGGTGGAGTCAGCCAGGCAGAAAGCGATAGTGTCAGTGCGCCACACCGTAGAATCCTGTAGATTCTGACTGATAAATAAATAGAGGTCATGATAAGGATATTCAATACCGTTGCGGACTTCCGCAAAAAGTCGGAGAGTGGTGGGAACACTGTCGGTTATAGGAATCTGAAAAGAGAGTGTATCACTCTTTCCCCATCCCTCGTTGGGAAGGGATTGGTAAGAGTGATACACCGTATGCTCATTGCAGGCTGTCAGTAAGCAAGCGCTGAATAGACTCAATATACTATTCTTGAGTAGGCCTTTCATTAGTTGACTGTTTCTCCTGATTCTGATTTCTTTCCGGTCTGGAAGGACGCTCCTGGTTGGGACGACGTTCTTGACGTTCCTGTTCTTGCTGTTCCCGTTGACGGTCTTGCTCCCGTTGACGGTCTTGTTGCTGTGGGCGTTCCTGACCTTGCGGACGTTCCTGATTCGACCGATCTTGTCCTTGTGGGCGTTCCTGATTTGATCCCCTTTCCGGACGTCTGTTTTCGTTGTTCCGTCCCTGGTTCTGTCCTCTGTTCCGGTTGTTATTGTTATTTCTCGGGCGGTTGTCTCTTTCCCCTCTGTTACCGTTTTCTGACTGTTGCGGGCGGTTTTCATTCTCCCGTTGAGGTTGTTGCGGACGATTACCACCTTCTGCTTGCTGCTGCGGGCGGTTGCCGTTATTATTGTTATTGCTTCCTTTCTTCTTCTTTTTGTTATTCCGGTTAGCGTTATTGCCACCCTCTTTATTATTCCGGCTGCGGTCGAAACGCGTAACACTTTCTTGTTCCAGCAAGTCAATCGGTTTCTTTGGTTCCGGTTTCTTTTCTTCTTCGAGCAGGCTGTCCGGTTTCATCCCTTTTTTATTCATGGAGATAACTTCGAATGCACGTTTGCCGCTGATGGTGACCAGATTGGCAGGGAAGTTCTTATCCGTAGAGTAAGAAACCTGGTTACTTAGAATATCCGCTTTGAAGAAATAGAAAGTACCATCTTTCGTTTCCAGCTCTATTTCTCTCGAAGGGAGACGTTTTTGAGCTTCTACATAACAGTCCACCTCGTAGTTCAGACAGCATTTCAGCTTGGCGCACTGTCCGGCAAGTTTTTGCGGATTCAATGAGATATCCTGAAAACGGGCTGCGCTGGTAGAAACAGAAACGAAGCTGGTCATCCACGTAGCACAGCAAAGTTCGCGTCCGCAAGGACCGATCCCACCAATGCGTCCTGCTTCCTGACGGGCACCGATTTGTTTCATTTCGATACGTACACGGAACGCCTCGGCCAATACTTTAATCAGCTGGCGGAAGTCTACCCGCTCGTCGGCGATATAGTAGAAAATAGCTTTGTTACCATCTCCCTGATACTCTACGTCACCGATTTTCATATCCAGATTGAGATTCAACGCAATCTGACGTGCACGAATCATCGTCGCATGTTCTTTGGCTTTGGCTTCGTTGAACTTTTCCATATCTACCGGCTTAGCTTTCCGATAGACACGTTTGATTTCCGTATCTGCCTTGAAGTTTGCTTTCTTCATTTGCAGGGGAACGAGCCGACCGGTCAATGTAACCACGCCGATGTCATGTCCGGGAGCTGCTTCAACGGCAACTACATCTCCTTTTTCCAGTTTAATCTTGTTGCTGTTCCGAAAATATCCCTTCCGGGTATTCTTGAATTGCACTTCAACCATGTCACTCTCTTCCGCGTTGCCCGGTATATCTGCCAGCCAATCGTAGGTATTCAGCTTTTTATCTTGTCGGGAGCATCCTTTGCAGCAAAGGCCGCCGCTTCCATTATGAAGTTTATATTCCATAAGTTTATATATTTATTATTGCTTCAACAGCACAATCATCTTCAGCGAGAAGTCGAAGAATACCATTTTAGCATTTACATTCTGTTCTATATGTAGTTGCGCTTCGCTTAATTCGTCCATGATGCCCATCACGTTACGTTCGTTGACAAAAGGCGCAAAGCGGATTGCAAAATTTTGTTCATTAATCGTCATATACGTCAAATTGCGCTGGTGCAGGTTGAAGATAAAGTTTTCGCGAATCATGCGCTGGCAGTATTCCAAAAAGTTTTTCTGGCGTTCGCGTCCCATGCTGGCCACCTGTTCACTCCACATCTTCATTTCTCTTATCTTCCGTTGATAAGACAATCGCATCAGGTTGACGAAGAGTTCGAAGAATAACTGGTTCTCCTCGTTCAGATGAATTGTTTCGAGTGCCTTGATGAAATTCCCATTTGCCAGGTGGGCAATCGAGATACTATCAGCAGGCTGAATATGATATTTAGTCTGTAATACCCGGTCGATGCTGGCCTCGTCAATTTTCCGCACATTCATCCGTTGTGTACGGCTCAGAATAGTAGGCAGAATCATGTCCGGAGCTTCAGATACCAACAGGAAAATAGTCTTCTCCGGTGGTTCTTCAAGCAACTTCAATAGTTTGTTGGCACATACCGGATGCATTTTCTCCGGCAGCCATACAATCGTAATCTTAAATCCTCCTTCGCTGGATTTCAGGCTAAGTTTTTTAAGGATTTCATCACTCTCTTTGGCGTAGATCAATGCTTGTGAGTTCTCCGCGTCCATTTCACCTAACCAGTGGTTGAGGTTGAAATAAGGATTGTTGATCACAAACGGTCTCCAATCGGCAATGTAATCATCGCATACTTCTTTCTTTCCCTTCGCACTTTTAACGATGGGAAATACGAAATGTACATCCGGATGTACCAGCTTATTGAATTTCACACAAGACGGACAGACACCGCAAGCATCCGTTTCACCCCGATTGGTGCAACTGATGTAGCGTGCGTAAGCAATGGCCAACGGCATTTTCCCGACTCCTTCCGGTCCGCAAATGAGCTGGGCATGTGGAATACGCCCTTCATTCACTTCCTGAATAAGCCGTTGCTTAATTTCTTCCTGTCCGATTACGTCTTTGAAAAACATATCAATAAATGATTTTAGCTACTTCTTTGATACTGTCTACCGCTCCGATGGAATAGAAATGAATACTCGGAACTCCGTGAGCCATCAATTCCTTGCATTGGGCTATACACCATTCAATACCGACCTGTTCGGCATCTGCATCATTTTTGCATCGGTTTACTTCTTTCACCAGATCTTCCGGCAAATCCACTTTGAATGTTTTGGGTACCATGCTCAATTGAGACAACTTTTTGAAAGGCTTGATTCCGGGAATGATGGGAACTTGAATACCTGCCTCTTTGGCCAGCTTCACGAACTCAAAATATTTCTTATTATCGTAGAAAAGTTGCGTCACAGCATATTCAGCTCCTGCTTCTACTTTCTTTTTCAACCAGTAAAGATCAGACTCCAGATTAGGTGACTCTTCATGCTTTTCCGGATAACACGCCACTCCATAAGAAAAAGGACTGGCGGTGACTTTCATCTCAGAGCCGTCAACGAAAATTCCCTTATTGAAATTATTGATCTGTTCTTGCAGTTCAATCGCATGATGATATCCGTCTCCTTCGGGAGTAAATACCGATTCATGTTTAGCCTTGTCTCCACGCAGCACCAGCAAATCTGTGATGTTTAGAAATTGCAAATCCAGCAATACATATTCGGTTTCCTCACGAGTGAAACCGCTGCACAAGATATGGGGGACTACGGTGATATTATATTTATTCTGAATGGCAGCCGCTACGGCAACTGTCCCGGGACGTCTTCTTAAACGGTTTCTCTGAAAAAGCCCGTTGCCGAGATCTTTGTAGACATATTCGCTGCGATGCGTTGTGATATTGATATATTTCGGATCAAATTCTCGAAGAGTGTCGATTGTCTGATAGAGCTTTTCAATTCCGGTTCCCTTTAAAGGAGGGAGAATCTCGAAAGAAAAAGCTGTATCCTTACTATTATTTATTAAATCAATTACTTTCATTCCTTTTCGTTGATGTTGTTATCTACTTGGATTAAACATGCATATTGGGACAAAAATACGAAAAAAGAAAGATTTCTTCTTGATTTGTTTGAAAATAGTTTGGTTTTTATCGTACTATTACATAAAAGAGGGCATATCACGTATTCCGGATGCGCCCTCTCTTACCTAATCATTAATTAAATTAGAATTTACTTTTCAAGAAATGATTTCTTCATTCTGGCAATGTCAGTTAGATAATCTTGTAAATCTTGTTCATGTTCTTCTTCTTCAGCAAGAATATGTTTTGCGATATCACAAGTGGTGAAATCTTTCCCGTTGGTAAAGTCGGCAATTTCCTGATAACGGAGAATGGCACAGCGTTCGGAAGCAACATTATCCTTTAGGAGACTGACAGAGTCGAAGCCTTGCGGAGCATCATATTTGCATCTTGCCAGTTCGAACCATTGTTTCGGATCAAGTACCGGAACCCCTTCCAGTTCGATGATACGGTCGGCAAGCAACTGCGCATGTCTACGTTCTTCTTCGGCATGTTCTTCGAACTCTCTTTGTACGTCGGCACGCATGGCGCCTTCCACTACTAATGCACCTACCCAATACTGGTAATATGCCAGCCATTCTTCAGCCAATGCTGCGTTCAACTGTGAAATTAAACTTTCTACGTCTAATTTTCCCTGTAAGATTTTTACACTTTCTCTAGCCATAATTTTAAAGTTTAGGTTACTGTATTTAAGTCGGGTATGTAACAGCCGGAGAATGTTTTTGTTTGAGTATCCCGGAGGTTTTAACAGAAAGAATGTATTGTGTGGTGCAGTTCCTCCTTTTTTATATAACATTGAAGGTTTCAATATATCGTTTGCAGCTTTTTTTATTTTCACGCAATTCCTCCTTCTGTATAGGTCACAATGAACATTCCCCTTTTTTATCTATTTCTCTCTTTTATCTTTCACCCAACGGCAATATAAAGCTCAACTGTCGCATTTATAAATTGAACCTGCAAACTTAGATTCCAAATAAGAGTTTAGTATCACTTTTACCCTCACACCCTCACACCAGCTTCTATTCCCTTATTCATCGGAGTTACAGGCGTGAGGGTAAGGGTGAGAGTAGGTGAGGGTAGCTTTTTACCCTCACCCAATAGGTGTTAAGACTTTATATATATATGTTTATCTCTTATGCTTCTTCTGTTAACTCTTAATGCTTTTCAATGGCTTACTACAGTGAATAAACTTGTTCACGCATGTGAGCTTGTTTGTTTACATATGATAGCTTATTTGTTTACTGCAGTGAGCCCTTGATAACTTTTGAGCAAGAGAATGTAAACCCTAAGGGAAAGACTAATGAAATACTATGCTATATGATAACAGATGCCTGTATTTTAAAAACAGGATAGTAAATATTTTATTGATTAATAAGAGTAAGTTGTAAGTTTAAACAGCGTAATAGGAGGTGGCTGCTTTGCTGTTTTTTGATAACTTTTATTTTTCGGAAAGCTGTTTTTTGTTGGTCTCTTTGAGACGTTTTCCATTTTATCTCCTCTTTGCGGATCTCTTTTTGTTATCTGCTTC
The Bacteroides luhongzhouii DNA segment above includes these coding regions:
- the mrdA gene encoding penicillin-binding protein 2: MAKDYVLEKRKFVIGGIAISIVLIYLIRLFVLQITTDDYKKNADSNAFLNKIQYPSRGAIYDRTGKLLVFNQPAYDITIVPKEIENLDTLDLCQSLNITRAQFLKIMSDMKDRRRNPGYSRYTNQLFMSQLSAEECGVFQEKLFKFRGFYIQRRTIRQYSYNAAAHALGDIGEVSAKEMEADEEGYYIRGDYVGKLGVEKSYEKYLRGEKGIEILLRDAHGRIQGHYMDGEYDRPSVPGKNLTLSLDIDLQMLGERLLKNKIGSIVAIEPETGEILCLVSSPNYDPHLMIGRQRGKNHLALQRDMTKPLLNRALMGVYPPGSTFKTAQGLTFLQEGIITEQSPAFPCSHGFHYGRLTVGCHAHGSPLPLIPAIATSCNSYFCWGLFRMFGDRKYGSPQNAITVWKDHMVSQGFGYKLGVDLPGEKRGLIPNAQFYDKAYRGHWNGLTVISISIGQGEILSTPLQIANLGATIANRGYFVTPHIVKEIQDNQLDSIYRVPRYTTIEKRHYESVVEGMRGAATGGTCRMLSVMVPDLEACGKTGTAQNRGHDHSVFMGFAPMNKPKIAIAVYVENGGWGATYGVPFGALMMEQYLKGKLSPENELRAEEFSNRVILYGNEER
- the rodA gene encoding rod shape-determining protein RodA, with product MVTRSDSLWKTLDWVTICIYLLLIVGGWFSVCGASYDYGERDFLDFSTRAGKQFVWIICSFGLGFVLLMLEDRMYDMFAYIIYVGMILLLIVTIFIAPDTKGSRSWLVMGPVSLQPAEFAKFATALALAKYMNSYSFSIKKEKCAFILGFIILLPMLLIIGQRETGSALVYLAFFLVLYREGMPGVVLFAGVCAVIYFVVGIRFDEVFIADTPTPLGEFIVLLLILLFAGGMVWVYRKKWSATRNIVGGSLVILLIAYLISEYWVHFSLVWVQWALCIVVIGYLIYLALSERQRTYFLIALFTIGSVGFLYSSNYVFDNVLEPHQQVRIKVVLGLEEDLTGAGYNVNQSKIAIGSGGLTGKGFLNGTQTKLKYVPEQDTDFIFCTVGEEQGFVGSAAVLLAFLILILRLIFLSERQTSNFGRVYGYSVVSIFLFHLFINIGMVLGLTPVIGIPLPFFSYGGSSLWGFTILLFIFLRIDAGRGRRL
- the gldH gene encoding gliding motility lipoprotein GldH → MKGLLKNSILSLFSACLLTACNEHTVYHSYQSLPNEGWGKSDTLSFQIPITDSVPTTLRLFAEVRNGIEYPYHDLYLFISQNLQDSTVWRTDTIAFCLADSTGRWMGHGWGSIYQSETFIKSVLPLRSGNYTIKVVNGMKDEKLKGLSDVGIRIEKQ
- a CDS encoding PSP1 domain-containing protein is translated as MEYKLHNGSGGLCCKGCSRQDKKLNTYDWLADIPGNAEESDMVEVQFKNTRKGYFRNSNKIKLEKGDVVAVEAAPGHDIGVVTLTGRLVPLQMKKANFKADTEIKRVYRKAKPVDMEKFNEAKAKEHATMIRARQIALNLNLDMKIGDVEYQGDGNKAIFYYIADERVDFRQLIKVLAEAFRVRIEMKQIGARQEAGRIGGIGPCGRELCCATWMTSFVSVSTSAARFQDISLNPQKLAGQCAKLKCCLNYEVDCYVEAQKRLPSREIELETKDGTFYFFKADILSNQVSYSTDKNFPANLVTISGKRAFEVISMNKKGMKPDSLLEEEKKPEPKKPIDLLEQESVTRFDRSRNNKEGGNNANRNNKKKKKGSNNNNNGNRPQQQAEGGNRPQQPQRENENRPQQSENGNRGERDNRPRNNNNNRNRGQNQGRNNENRRPERGSNQERPQGQDRSNQERPQGQERPQQQDRQREQDRQREQQEQERQERRPNQERPSRPERNQNQEKQSTNERPTQE
- a CDS encoding ATP-binding protein — translated: MFFKDVIGQEEIKQRLIQEVNEGRIPHAQLICGPEGVGKMPLAIAYARYISCTNRGETDACGVCPSCVKFNKLVHPDVHFVFPIVKSAKGKKEVCDDYIADWRPFVINNPYFNLNHWLGEMDAENSQALIYAKESDEILKKLSLKSSEGGFKITIVWLPEKMHPVCANKLLKLLEEPPEKTIFLLVSEAPDMILPTILSRTQRMNVRKIDEASIDRVLQTKYHIQPADSISIAHLANGNFIKALETIHLNEENQLFFELFVNLMRLSYQRKIREMKMWSEQVASMGRERQKNFLEYCQRMIRENFIFNLHQRNLTYMTINEQNFAIRFAPFVNERNVMGIMDELSEAQLHIEQNVNAKMVFFDFSLKMIVLLKQ
- the metF gene encoding methylenetetrahydrofolate reductase [NAD(P)H] — its product is MKVIDLINNSKDTAFSFEILPPLKGTGIEKLYQTIDTLREFDPKYINITTHRSEYVYKDLGNGLFQRNRLRRRPGTVAVAAAIQNKYNITVVPHILCSGFTREETEYVLLDLQFLNITDLLVLRGDKAKHESVFTPEGDGYHHAIELQEQINNFNKGIFVDGSEMKVTASPFSYGVACYPEKHEESPNLESDLYWLKKKVEAGAEYAVTQLFYDNKKYFEFVKLAKEAGIQVPIIPGIKPFKKLSQLSMVPKTFKVDLPEDLVKEVNRCKNDADAEQVGIEWCIAQCKELMAHGVPSIHFYSIGAVDSIKEVAKIIY
- a CDS encoding ferritin-like domain-containing protein codes for the protein MARESVKILQGKLDVESLISQLNAALAEEWLAYYQYWVGALVVEGAMRADVQREFEEHAEEERRHAQLLADRIIELEGVPVLDPKQWFELARCKYDAPQGFDSVSLLKDNVASERCAILRYQEIADFTNGKDFTTCDIAKHILAEEEEHEQDLQDYLTDIARMKKSFLEK